Sequence from the candidate division KSB1 bacterium genome:
TGGTGTCATAAAACGCAAAATCTTGAATCCGAGAAGCGGATACCCAAAAAGCGAGATTGCAAATTTTGCAAATTAGACCAATTCCACCAACTGGCCATGAGCATCAACCTAACAATATTTTTTAACGCAAAGGACGCAGAGCAGACGTAAAAGGCGCTGAGCATTTTAGATTTCAATTCATTCATTTGCGAATTTGACGGCTTCTTATCAGCCATCTGGCGGATTGGCATTTAAGTCAATATCAAAAATTAGCGAGTCACCTTGTTGAAGATCAAATCATCTTTTAAGTAGATGCTAATTGCCAACAGGCAGATTGGCATAATTCGAAAAATTTGCGGAATTCGCGGTCAAAATGGTTCGCACCTTGGGCAGAGAAAAAACTGGTGCAAACAAGAATTGTTCCGAAACCCCATGCTATTTCATCCCCCCTTCTTGCAGCTTTTTGATGATCTCGTCTTTGGGCAGAAAACCTTCATGGCGCCAATAGACCTCACCTTTGGTATCGAAGAAGATCTGCGTCGGGATCACCCGCACCCGATATTGCCGTGCCAGGTCACGATGCTCGCCAATTTCCAGCAGAATGACATTGGCTTTGCCTTTCAAACTTTGCTCCAGCTCGGCGAAGATCGGTTTCATCATTTTGCATGGGATGCACGTGCCAGCGCCCAGATCCAGTACCGTCGGCTTGCCGCTTTTTAACGCTGGCTCCAGCGGATTGGGCGGCTTCAGCGCGCGCTGCTTCGCCAGCCAGGCTTCATTGCGGGTGATCTTCGCTTCAGTTTTCAGTTGCTCGATGGTTTGATTGATCAACTCGCTCTGTTTTTGTTGCACCAGGTAATTCTGAATATTTGTTTTTACCTGCTCATAACTGGCGCCTCGCATTTCGCTGATGTGGTCGTTGTAAAAGCTTTTCAGCTCCGCATCAGATACTTGAATCTGATTGGCCAATTTTTGTAGATAATTTTGAATTGCCTGGTCTTTGCCCTGTTCATCGTAGGTAGCAGCAACATCTTTAGCAAAGCCTTTTTGTACGGCCTGCTGAAATAATAGCTCCCGTACAATGAGCTGATCGAGCAGGCCTTCCAGATCGTTTTTGAACTCCTGCTGATATTCGGCTGGCAGGTCTTGATAGCGTTGGTTCAGGTATTGCTCGGTAATTTGGAAGTTGTTCACCAGAGCAACGGTTTCTTTATCGAGCCTGGCTGGATTTTGTTTTTGGATTGGATCAGTTTCATTGCCCGGATTGGGACTGGTATCAGAATTCAGGCTATCCGTCGTTTCTTTCGAAGCTGCCAGCGCCGCATCCTGCGATGTCTCTTTCTCTTTCCCGCCACATTGTATCATCAGCACGACGAGAATAATCAGGAATAACATTTTGACCGACCAAATTTTGAATGGATTAATTTTCATCTAGTACTCCTTCACTGAATGAATGACACGAATCATTTACTGATCTAGAATTTGATTCCCAGCTTTCTTTACTATTTCTAGAGATCTGCAAAGTTAAAATTCTCCTGTCATTCCGAACAGAGCGCAGCGGAGTGAGGAATCTTTATTTCTCATGCAATCAATTGATTGATCAGATTTCTCTCCGCCTGCTGGCGGATCGAAATGACTCTATTTTTTATTTTGCAGAACGCTAGACTATTCCAATAGCCCTTTCAAAGGTTTTGAACCTTTGAAAGGGTGGATGCTATTTTTAATTTAACAAAGATAAAGATGTTCCCGGGTTAGCGGCAAAAGGTTATTCAAGCCATTGGTGAAAGTGATCTGGAATAATCTGGTATTGCCGTAACGAAACCCAGCCGCACTGCCATTGAGAAACATCCGCCACATCCGCACAAAGGATTCGTCGAACATCTTCCGAATTTTATCGACCCGTGCCTCAAACCGCTTGCTCCATTCATCCAATGTTTTCGCATAGTGGAGCCGCAAATTCTCAATATCAATAGGGATCAAATCCAACTCCCCCATGGCACGCATGACCTCGTCTAATATTGGAATATAGCCGCCCGGAAAAATATATTTCAATGTCCAGGGATCACCTCTGGAAACTTTTTCTTTGCCGATATAATGCAACAGACCAATGCCGCCCTTGTTTAACAGCGCACGGGTTTTTTCCATAAATTGGCGAATGAATTTTTTGCCCACGTGCTCGAACATACCGATGGAGACGAACTTGTTGAACACGCCTTCAATGTTCCGATAATCCTGTTTTAAAATTCTAATCTGGTCTTGTAAACCTTCCTGTTTGATTCGTTCCTGTGCCAGTTGTAGCTGCGGCTCGGAAAGCGTGCACCCTACACCCGTTACGTTAAACTTTTTAGCAGCATAAATCAACATGCTACCCCAGCCGCAGCCGATATCGACCAGCGTGTCCCCCGGCTGCAATTGCAGCTTGCGGCAGATGTGCTCGTATTTTTACTGCTGCGCCTGTTCCAGACTATCATGATCCGTTCGGAAATACGCACAGGAGTAGGTCATGCTTTCATCCAGCCAGAGCTGATAAAAGTCATTGCCACGATCGTAATGATGAGCAATGTTCTTCGGTGTCCGCACCAGCGTGTCCCTTGTTTTCAAATATTGCCAAAACATGCCCAGCCTGGTGGCGAATGATAACTTTAGATTCTCAAATTCAGCCTGAGTTCCCAGCCGCATCAAAGCCTTGAAATCGCCGGCTACATCGATGTTGCCGGCCATGTATTCTTCACCAAAGCCCAAAGTGCCACTGGTAAAAATGCGTTTTGCGGCTTTATTCGTTTTCAGCATTAAGGTAAATTCGGGTTCATCATTGCCATAGCGAAGCGTTTCACCGTCCCACAGGCGCACTTCAAAAGAAATTTCGGGTACCTGTTCGCTCAAGGCAGTAAGGAAATGCATTAATGTTTTTTTCATGGTGCCATCTCCTTTATTTATATTCAGAAAAAAATGATTGCCACAGAGCCATAGAGCGCACAGAGATTTTTTTATTTTTTTTCTGCGATCTCTGTGGCAAAATCTATGAATAACAGGATCAGGCGTTATCCCTCCTTCGTTCGAATATAAAATATAAATTCGGCAGCAGCAATAGCGTCACCAACAGTGAAAACAGCAACCCGCCGATCACCGCAATAGCCATGGGCTGCAGCATATCGCCGCCTTCGCCCCAGTTGATCGCCAGCGGCAACAGCCCCAGTACCGTGGTCGCCTGAGTCATCAGGATAGGACGGACGCGTAATGGCGCAGCTTCCAGAATTGCCTCTTTTAATCCCAGCCCTCTCTGGCGATACTCGTTGATAAAAGAGATCATCACCACGCCCTGGGTGGCAATGCCGCCGGTCATGATGATGACACCGATGAGCACTGTGGCTCCAGCCGGAAAACCGGTCAGCAGCAACGCCACCACTACGCCCACAAAAGCAAAGGGCACACCCAACAAAATCAATAGCGGCTGTTTGAACGAGTTGAACTGGATCGCCAGGATGACGTAGGCAAAAAACAAGGCAAACAGGATGATTTGCAGCATGACCCGCTGGCTCTCTTGCATCAGATAGACCTGACCGCCGAGATCGAATGAATACCCTTCGGGCAGGCGAATTTCAGACAATGCGGCGCTAACTGCATTGGCCATGTCACCGACGTTGGCGCCGGCAGTCACATCGCTGGAGACGACGATCTGTTTCATTTGATCTTCGCGCACGATTTCCACCGGGCCCAATCGGGGAACGACCTGCGCCACGGTGCGCAGTGGCAGCTTCAAATTGCCCGGGGCATCGAGATAGAGATTTTCGATATCCTGACGGGAGCGGATGTTAGTCTCCGGGATCATGACCCGGATGTCGTAGTATTCGCCAGCCTCACGAAATTGGGTGGCAACGGCGCCATCCACCAAATTGCGCGCCGCCTGGGACACAGCCTGGGTTGATAAGCCGGCATCGGCCAGCCGCAAGCGATCCACCAGAATCTGGTACTCCGGCTTGGTGATCTGGGTGCCGATGCGCACATTGGTGAGTCCTGGAATATTCTGAATGCGCGCCGAGACCTGCTGGGCGATTTGATGCATCACTTCAAGGTCAAAACCGCGCACCCGGATCTCGACATCGGATTCGCCGACCTTGCGGATGCCCTTCATCTTTTGCTGCGCTACGACCAGCCGGGCACCGGGCTGCATGAATTTCATTACCTGCGGCCGGATGCGCTCGACGTATTGTTCTGTTGAAAAGGGCCTTTGACTTTTGGGTTTCAATTCTATGTCGATCTCTCCTTCATTAGCAATCTCATAGGTGACGAGTCCCCAGACTTTGCCGCCGGACAGGGTGAAATAGCGATCCACATACGGGTCCTCTTTGACCACGCTTTCCAACCGTGCCAGGAGGCTATCGGTGCGCGCTACCGATGTGCCGGTGGGCAGAATGACTTTGATCATCACCCGGCCATCGTCCACTTTGGGCAGAAACTCGCTGCCGACCTGGCTGAAGAAATAAATCGCTCCTGCCATTAATAGGACAAAAATCACCAGCACCACCCAACGTAGGGGCAAAAGAGCAGTTAACACACGGCGATAAATGCGGTCGATCAATTCAATGAAGCGATCGGCGATACTGCGCCGTTCCCGGCGATGTCCTTTGCTTGTCACCAGATAATGGGTGAGCATCGGTGTCACTGTAAGCGCCACCAGCAATGATACGACCACGATGCCGGCAATGGTCAGGATCAACTCTTTGAACAGAAGCGATGTTAAACCCGGGATGAGCAGGAACGGCATGAACAGCGCCAGAAAGGTTAACGTGGATGCCACGACTGCTAACGCCACTTCGCTGGCGGCTTCATCGGCGACTGTGTCGCTACGGCTTCCTTTGTCCAGATGTAATCGGGTAATATTTTCGATCACCACGATGGAATTATCCAGCACCACGCCCATGGCCACTACCAGCCCACCCAATGAGAAGATGTTGACTGAAAAACCGAGTATTTTCATCAGGAAAAAATTAAGCAATATGGTCACCGGCAGGGCGATCAACATGACCACGACCTGGCGCCAGTGTCCCAGAAATAGATAGATCACCAGGATCACCAGCAACACCGCAACAATGGCCGAGTCTCTCACCCCGGCAATGGCACCCTTAATATAATCGGCCTGATTTTCGATGGTGTTAAATTTGATATCCGGCGGCACTGTATCTTCCAGCTTCCGAATGAGTTCATTCACCCGATCGGCGATATCGACGGTATTGGCGTCGGCCTGTTTCAAAATATTGACCTTGATGGCCGGCTTGCCGTTGAAACGGCTGATCACCCGCTGCTCTTCGTGGCTGTCCTCGACCGTCGCCAGTTCCTTCAGCCGCACCATGGATTTGCCGTCATTGAGTACGACCACGTTCCGTATATCTTCCATATTACGATATTCAGCATTAGTACGCAGGATAAATTCACGACCGCCTTCAGTCACCCGGCCTGCCAATCTCTCGATGTTTTCTTCCTGCAGCCGTTTGATCACCTGGTTCAGAGTCAAATCGTACGCGGTCAACCGCTCGGCATCGAGATGGACGCGGATTTCACGATCCAGTCCACCAACAATCTCGGTACCAGCCACGCCTTTCACGGCCAGAAACTGATCCTGCAGTACGTTCTCTACCCAAGTATTCAGCTTCACCAGGTCACGACCTTCGGACATGACAATTAATTGCACTACTGGTAATTGCGACGGATCGGCTTTCATCATAATCGGCGGGTCTGCATCCGGCGGCAGCTTGCGCGCCGCCAGCCCCATTTTGGCCACCACGTCTTGGTAAGCCACATCGATGTCTGTACCGTATTCAAAATTGACCAGCAACTGATACATACCTTCGATGCACGAACCTTCGAGATAATCCAGATCATCCACCGTAGCAAGGGTTCGTTCAACGGGTTCGGCGATATTGTCGTTAATCTCCTCCGGCGTTGCCCCGCGCCAGTAAACATAAACTTTGATCATCGGGTAGGTGATGTCCGGCAGAAAATCGGTCGGCAGTTGAAAATAGCCGTAGAAACCGAGCACGACCGCAGTTATCATCAGCACCAGCGTGGCCACCGGGCGGCGAATGGATACAGTTGTCAATTTCATCTTTTGCCTCCTGCCGGCTGATCGGCTTTTTTCTCGGCCCCTTGAATTTTTAGCGGATTCTCTGCTTTCAATTGTTCCTGTCCTTCCACAATCAGCTTATCTCCTGGCGCGAGTCCTTCCAGAATTTGGATCCAGCCCTCGGTCTCGAGTCCAGTTTTGATCACCACCTCTTTCGCCTTGCCTTCATCCGCAACAAAACAGACCTTTTTCTGCGGTCGTTCAATAACTGCTGGAATGGGGATGGCAATGGCGTTGTCAATGGTTCGGATCACAAACGTGGTACGGACAAACATCCCGGCTTTCAAATTGGGACACGGATCGGCGATCCGCATTTCGACCATGCCGTTTCGGGTCTTTGGCTCCACCTGGGGATAGATGCGCTGGATGACGCCTTTGAACACTTTCTCCGGGCAGGCATCGGCACGAATTTCAGCCGATTGCCCGATCTTCAATTTACGAATATCGATTTCCGATACTGGCACATCCACCAGAAGCTTCGAACTGCTCTGGATTTCAAATAACTTGGCTTTGGCCGGCACCATGTCGCCCAGATCGACCCAACGCTGCGAAACGACACCCTGAATGGGTGACGTCACCGGAATTTCTTTGTATTGCTGCTGGGCAAACTGGTAATCCTGCCGCGCTTGCTCCAGTTCCTTTTGCAATTGTATATTCGACGGATTTTTTGCCAGTTCCTCTTGCTTTGCCTGAACCAGCAGCCGCGCCGAATTGATAATGTCCTCCCGCACCAGCGAGCTGATCATCGCCACCACCGTATTGAGCTGCACACGATCCCCCTCACGAACCAGCAGTTTGGAAATTTTTCCTTCGACGGTGGCAAGGATATTGGCAACGTTTTCAGCTCGAAGGTTGCCCGTGAGCTGTAGTTTTTCAACCAGTTTTCTGGTTTGAACCGGCTGAACTTTCACCAGTTTGACGTCGGCTTTTTTGGTTTCAGAAGGATTTTCCTGTTTCGAACCGCAGCCGTAAATTAACCAGACCGATATCATCAGAGCGAAGACTAGTAAAATTCGTTTCATCTTAACCTCATTCCTCTTGTTCTAAATTTATTGAATCTGTAGAGAATCATTGTTTTGAATTTTTGACCTGCCAATCCAGCCCGGCCAACTGAATAAAGTCACTCCCTGCTTTTCAGGTTTGCACGATGCTTTTTATAACCACGTGTAATTCACGCCGTTGGGTATATCGCTTGATCCAGTAACTCTTACACTGTCCCAGTTACGATCTCGAACGATTCAAATATCGATAAAAAGTACTGGCGGTAAGCATTTGCAGAATGAACGCCAGCACAATTGGCAATCCTACCAGTCCCTGTCTGCCGAAGCTGGTCAACGCCAGTCCCACCGCAATAGGCAAATTCTTCATGCCCGATGAATAGGTCACGGCGATACGCTGCTCCCAACCAAAGGCGAAGCGCCCCAGCCAGTGGGGTAGTAGAAATCCCAGCGGGAAGATCAACACCACGGCAACCAGCAGCCCTGGCACTAACGACTTCTGCGCTACCATCATGGGGACATTGGCATTGCAGACCGCAAACATCAATAGCACTGCGGTTACGGCCGACAGCGCCGGCATCATGGATAAGTCGGGTTTCGGCTGCCATAATTTTTCGAGCAGCCAGTGCCCCAAAACGCCCAGAAACAGGGGAATTAGCAAAATAACGATCAATTGCTGGAACATTGCCCCGGGGCTCACCTGCACATTGGCGCCAGCTAACAGCACCATCAAAATTGGGATAAGGAACGATCCCAGCATCATGGTCAGCGCCTCGATACTCAACACCAGGGGCACATCACCTTTTAGCAGCGCTGTCCACACGGCCGCCATGCCCGCGGTTGGGACGACACCGATCAGGATGATTCCGGTTATTAATTGGGGATCGCTTACCAACAGCCGAGCTAACGCCCAACACAGCAGCGGCATGAAGACAAAGGTCAGCAGCACGCCCGTGATTACGGCAACAGGT
This genomic interval carries:
- a CDS encoding efflux RND transporter periplasmic adaptor subunit; translated protein: MKRILLVFALMISVWLIYGCGSKQENPSETKKADVKLVKVQPVQTRKLVEKLQLTGNLRAENVANILATVEGKISKLLVREGDRVQLNTVVAMISSLVREDIINSARLLVQAKQEELAKNPSNIQLQKELEQARQDYQFAQQQYKEIPVTSPIQGVVSQRWVDLGDMVPAKAKLFEIQSSSKLLVDVPVSEIDIRKLKIGQSAEIRADACPEKVFKGVIQRIYPQVEPKTRNGMVEMRIADPCPNLKAGMFVRTTFVIRTIDNAIAIPIPAVIERPQKKVCFVADEGKAKEVVIKTGLETEGWIQILEGLAPGDKLIVEGQEQLKAENPLKIQGAEKKADQPAGGKR
- a CDS encoding bile acid:sodium symporter family protein, which produces MKAFADFIRKHYQTIIIATVIVALLLGLWTTVPGKQIQRFSKALTFLMILFISFTLSPRQFALVVRQPVAVITGVLLTFVFMPLLCWALARLLVSDPQLITGIILIGVVPTAGMAAVWTALLKGDVPLVLSIEALTMMLGSFLIPILMVLLAGANVQVSPGAMFQQLIVILLIPLFLGVLGHWLLEKLWQPKPDLSMMPALSAVTAVLLMFAVCNANVPMMVAQKSLVPGLLVAVVLIFPLGFLLPHWLGRFAFGWEQRIAVTYSSGMKNLPIAVGLALTSFGRQGLVGLPIVLAFILQMLTASTFYRYLNRSRS
- a CDS encoding efflux RND transporter permease subunit; the encoded protein is MKLTTVSIRRPVATLVLMITAVVLGFYGYFQLPTDFLPDITYPMIKVYVYWRGATPEEINDNIAEPVERTLATVDDLDYLEGSCIEGMYQLLVNFEYGTDIDVAYQDVVAKMGLAARKLPPDADPPIMMKADPSQLPVVQLIVMSEGRDLVKLNTWVENVLQDQFLAVKGVAGTEIVGGLDREIRVHLDAERLTAYDLTLNQVIKRLQEENIERLAGRVTEGGREFILRTNAEYRNMEDIRNVVVLNDGKSMVRLKELATVEDSHEEQRVISRFNGKPAIKVNILKQADANTVDIADRVNELIRKLEDTVPPDIKFNTIENQADYIKGAIAGVRDSAIVAVLLVILVIYLFLGHWRQVVVMLIALPVTILLNFFLMKILGFSVNIFSLGGLVVAMGVVLDNSIVVIENITRLHLDKGSRSDTVADEAASEVALAVVASTLTFLALFMPFLLIPGLTSLLFKELILTIAGIVVVSLLVALTVTPMLTHYLVTSKGHRRERRSIADRFIELIDRIYRRVLTALLPLRWVVLVIFVLLMAGAIYFFSQVGSEFLPKVDDGRVMIKVILPTGTSVARTDSLLARLESVVKEDPYVDRYFTLSGGKVWGLVTYEIANEGEIDIELKPKSQRPFSTEQYVERIRPQVMKFMQPGARLVVAQQKMKGIRKVGESDVEIRVRGFDLEVMHQIAQQVSARIQNIPGLTNVRIGTQITKPEYQILVDRLRLADAGLSTQAVSQAARNLVDGAVATQFREAGEYYDIRVMIPETNIRSRQDIENLYLDAPGNLKLPLRTVAQVVPRLGPVEIVREDQMKQIVVSSDVTAGANVGDMANAVSAALSEIRLPEGYSFDLGGQVYLMQESQRVMLQIILFALFFAYVILAIQFNSFKQPLLILLGVPFAFVGVVVALLLTGFPAGATVLIGVIIMTGGIATQGVVMISFINEYRQRGLGLKEAILEAAPLRVRPILMTQATTVLGLLPLAINWGEGGDMLQPMAIAVIGGLLFSLLVTLLLLPNLYFIFERRRDNA
- a CDS encoding thioredoxin domain-containing protein, whose translation is MKINPFKIWSVKMLFLIILVVLMIQCGGKEKETSQDAALAASKETTDSLNSDTSPNPGNETDPIQKQNPARLDKETVALVNNFQITEQYLNQRYQDLPAEYQQEFKNDLEGLLDQLIVRELLFQQAVQKGFAKDVAATYDEQGKDQAIQNYLQKLANQIQVSDAELKSFYNDHISEMRGASYEQVKTNIQNYLVQQKQSELINQTIEQLKTEAKITRNEAWLAKQRALKPPNPLEPALKSGKPTVLDLGAGTCIPCKMMKPIFAELEQSLKGKANVILLEIGEHRDLARQYRVRVIPTQIFFDTKGEVYWRHEGFLPKDEIIKKLQEGGMK